The following DNA comes from Mesoaciditoga lauensis cd-1655R = DSM 25116.
AGAGTTAAACGTTCTTTTTGATGCAATGGCAAAAGAAGATGATTTCTTTAGGGAAGTTTCAGAAGCAGCCATCCTTTCTCCGTTATCAGATGTTAAAAGCATCTTGTACCGACAGGAAATTTTAAAAGATTGTTTGGCCAATCCTTCTTTAATAAAGGAAATGTACGATATATCTTTGGAGTCTTTTGATGTTGAGAAAAACACCTTCTTCGGTTTTTTCAGCAGGTATCCTATTGGCATGCTTGACAGTTCTGTAAAAGCCATGACAATGCTCGTTAAGACGCTTAAAAAACTCCGAAATATCGCAGATGAAAAATCTGGAAAATTCCATTCTAAAGGCTTCAAAAGATTCTTTAACATGGTAAAGAATGAACTGAGTGATGAGTATTTTGAAGAAGTTGAGAAGCATCTGGAAACTTTGGAATTCAAAAATGGCATGTTGATAAGCGCTGACCTTGGAATGGGAAACAAAGGAGTAAATTACACCTTACGTAAGCCAAACGAAGAGAAAAAACGATGGATTTCTAAGATCTTTTCAAAGAGAGAGGAAGAATTCACCTTCCGCATAGCTGAAAGAGATCAAAATGGTGCAAAAGCTTTATCTAATCTAAAAGAAAGAGGAATAAATTCCGTTGCAAATGCGCTTACTCAATCCGTCGATCACATTCTTAGTTTTTTCACCGTCTTGAAAACTGAACTTGCTTTTTATTTGGCCGCGATGAACCTTTATGACTCTTTAGAAAGGTTGGGGGAGCCTTTATCTTTTCCGGTACCACATGATATTGGAACCTCGATACATGAATTCAAATGTTTGTACGATCCTTCTCTGGCGCTAACCCTAAACAAGAAAGTTATTGGAAATGACCTAAAGGCAAATGGTAAAAATCTCTTTGTGATAACAGGCGCCAACAGGGGAGGAAAATCCACGTTTTTAAGAAGCATCGGAATTGCACAGTTGATGATGCAGAGCGGTATTTTTGCTCCCGCAGAACATTTCTCTTCAAGCATATCGAAAAAGATCTTCACCCATTACAAAAGGAAAGAAGATGAAAAGATGGAGAGCGGAAAATTCGATGAGGAGTTGAGGAGAATGAATAAAATAGCCACCGATCTCGTGCCGCATTCAATGGTTCTATTCAACGAATCGTTTTCCGCAACGAATGAAATAGAAGGCTCTGAAATAGCAAAGGAAGTTGTTTTGGCCCTTAAAGAGAAAGACGTTGAAGTGTTTTTCGTCACTCA
Coding sequences within:
- a CDS encoding MutS-related protein; translated protein: MKVFLMHEDKDFDLQRKMPQWKEVVQDLELNVLFDAMAKEDDFFREVSEAAILSPLSDVKSILYRQEILKDCLANPSLIKEMYDISLESFDVEKNTFFGFFSRYPIGMLDSSVKAMTMLVKTLKKLRNIADEKSGKFHSKGFKRFFNMVKNELSDEYFEEVEKHLETLEFKNGMLISADLGMGNKGVNYTLRKPNEEKKRWISKIFSKREEEFTFRIAERDQNGAKALSNLKERGINSVANALTQSVDHILSFFTVLKTELAFYLAAMNLYDSLERLGEPLSFPVPHDIGTSIHEFKCLYDPSLALTLNKKVIGNDLKANGKNLFVITGANRGGKSTFLRSIGIAQLMMQSGIFAPAEHFSSSISKKIFTHYKRKEDEKMESGKFDEELRRMNKIATDLVPHSMVLFNESFSATNEIEGSEIAKEVVLALKEKDVEVFFVTHMYEFAHSMYEKHFDDAIFLVAERLEDGNRTFKIKEGKPLQTSFGIDLYERLFEK